AATAGGTGGTTGCATACTCGGCTCGACCGTTCGCTCCGAAGTGCGATTCGATACGAGACCAACGCTGCGAGCCGTTCTGGTCATAGTCATACGTATTGCGGCTGCCATCGTCCATGGTGATATTGGCCCAGTCCTCGCGCCCCTGCGCATCCGTGAAGTTCTCCCAGATGCGGTCGGCGCGCTGGTGGGTCTGGTCGTAGTCGACCCAATGGACGCCGCCGTCATCGTGGGTGACCCTCGCCCAGTCTTCGCGCCCCTGCGCATCCGTGAGGTTTTCCCAGATGCGGTCGGCGCGCTCGTTATTCTGGTCGTAGTCGGTCCAGTTGCGGCTACCGTCATCCAGAGTGACATAGGTCCAGTCGGTACGGCCCAGAGCATCCGTATGGGTCTGCGAGATGCTGTCGCCGCGCGCGTTGGTCTGGTCATAGTCCGTCCAGTCGCGGCTGCCGTCGTCCTGGACCACATCAGTCCAGTCGGTACGGCCCTGGGCGTCGAAGTGCATCTGCGTTGTGCTGTCCCCGCGCTCGTTGTTCTGGTCGTAGTCGGTCCAGTCGCGACTGCCGTCGTCGTGGATCACATCAGCCCAGTCGGTACGGCCTTGCGCATCGAAGCGCATCTGCGTTGTGCTGTCTCCGCGCTCGTTGTTCTGGTCGTAGTCGGTCCAGTCCGTGCTGCCGTCGTCCAGGGTGGCGTACGTCCAATCGGTGCGAGCCTGAACATCGAAATGCGTCTGCCAAGTGCGATCACCACGCGTGTTGGTCTGGTCGTAGTCCGTCCAGTCCGTGCTGCCGTCGTCCTGGGTGACGTAGGTCCAGTCGGTACGACCTTGAGCATCGACATGCGTCTGCCACGTGCGGTCGCCGCGGACGTTGGTCTGGTCGTAGTCATAGAACGTGCGGTTGCCATCGTCGATAAAGACATTGGCGTAGTCTTCGCGACCCTGGGCGTCCAAGCGCGACTCGATACGGCTCCAGGCCTGCGTGCTGTTTTGGTCGTAGTTCGTCATGTCGCGAGTGCCGTCGTCGCGGCGCACGTCGAGCGAATCGATGCGGCCCAGGGTGTCAAAGGCCGCGGTGCGGCTCGCATAGTCGGCATCGTTTCCTGCACCATCGACCTGTGTCGAGCGCGTGGCCACGCCGTCGGCGTTGTATTCGTTCGTTTGGGTATCCGCGGCGTTGTCGCCCTCGCCCCGAATCGTCTCGGTGAAGCTGCCGTCGTTGTTCAGACGCAGTTCGGAATGGGTGGGGTCCTTGGTGGGCGTGCTGTTTGGCGGTGTTTCGAAAAGCTCCGGATGGCTTTGCTTGTACTCGTGGGCCGGGGTACCTGGCGTGTGCAGTGGGTCTGTCAGTGCATCGGAGGGTGATCGGCGACCGTCCGCATCGGTGTCGAAAAGTGTCCTGCGTTCGGCTGCCGGAATCAAGTTGATCGGAAGCGAAGTGCGCGATGTGGTGATTCCCGTCACGCCACCAGCTTGCAGAACGCTCTGGACAAAGGTCGTGCAGTTCTCACCACCCAGGGTGGCGAGGCCGTTGTAGGTGTGATCGGCAGCCTTCCACACGTCCACCGCACTATTTATTGCATCGTACTGCTCGTTGTCGATGGAGATCGTCTTACTCCAGCCTACGTCATCGATATACCCGGCGCGGCTGTTGTCGCGATCACCACGCGCATGTGTCGTCAAGCCCTCTCCAACTTTCCCGGAACCATGCGGGTCACCGGGAGTGCTGGGTGCGAATCCGTAATAGTCAACGTGCCCATTGCCGTCGTCAACTTTGATGAAGGTATGCGGCGTGCCGACATTGTCGACGAAGACTGTAACGCTCGGTTGTCCCATGGTGTGCTTCCTTTTGGTAGTTTGGCAGTTTTTTCAGGAATCTCGATTGACTATTCGATCGCTCTTGAACTAAAGAAGGGTCGATCAATGAGAATATGAGGCTTCAGAAGATCAAGTTCCTTTGCATCGCGTAATACAGAGACGCGCAATCGATACTGACCTGGAGGCTGATCGCGGAATCCCGACAAGGTGCGGGTAATGGCTGCGCCAGAGTAGGTTCCTCCACTTCGTTCGCTCAGACTGTCGAGCGCATGTCGACTCGCAACAGCCCCATCCTCTCGCAAGAGTTCCCATTGCAGATTGAAGCCCGGAGATGCATCGCGACAGAACTTGGGCGGTCTAAGCGTCTCAATCAAGCAAGTGTTGGAGGCACCTTTCAGTTTCTCTTCCAATGACACGCCTTGATCATTCCTTACGAATCCGATCGCCACAGTCCACCGTTCGTCAGGCCCCTTGATCGTGAAAGGCTGTGTCGTGTGGGTGTATCCCATCCGCAGCTGGATGGGCTCTGCCAGCAGCGCCGACGGAAAGTGCCTCGCCACTGGCACCGGGTTGTCCGGTGTGGTCAGCACCTTCGGCGGGCTGATCCAGCAGCCGGGAAGCGCCAGAGCGATTGCGCACAGCACGCTCGCCGCAGCTACGCGAAGCCAGCGATGGCTCGTGATGCGCAAACGCATCAAGCGCATGCTTGATGGCATCGTGACGCTCGGTTCTTCCATGGTGTGTTCCTCTTTGGCGGGCTGGTAGATGTGAAGGAGTTCGATTGCTACTCAATTGCCATCGAAACTGAAGAATGGTCGATCGATGAGGATGTGGGGCCTCAGGTAGTCAAGCTCCTTCGCATCGCGCAGAACGGTGATACGAAGACGGTAGGCGCCAGGGCGCTGGTTCGAAAATCCCGACAGGGTGCGAGTGATGGCATTCGCGCTGTAAGTTCCACCGCCACGCTTGGCGAGGTTGTCTCGCTCACGTTGTACGACGACAACGCCGTCTTCTCTCAGCAATTCCCAACGTAGATGAAAACCTGGGGTTTTGTTCTTGCATGTTCGTGGGCGCATCGCTTCGTCTGGACCATTGGTCCAACACATGTCGGATCCACCGACGAGTCTTTTCTGAACGGTAAGTGCGCCGTTGGCTGCAACGAATCCCAGCGACGTAGACCATCGTTCGTTGGGCGCTTTGATCGTGAAAGGCTGCGTCACATGGGTGTACCCCTCGCGCAGCTGAATGGGCTCGGCCAGCAGCGCCGACGGAAAGTGCTTCGCCACCGGTACCGGGTTGTTCGGAGTGGTCAGCACCTTCGGCGGGATAACCCAGCAGCCAGGCAGCGCCAAGGCCAGCGCCCACAGCAAGCCCGCTGCGGCTGCGCGAAGCCAGCGTGTGTAGTCGGCGAATACCGTGACGCCCGGTTGACTCATGAAGTGCTCCCCATTCATTGCAGCGGCTGATGGGGGCGAATGTTCGCGCAGACCCTGCGCAGTGCATAGATGTCAAATGTCCCTCTACTTGAGCAAGGCGATGAGCTCCGTCCTCTTGTTCACACCCAAGCGCGCATAGACCTTTGCCAATTGATTGCGAACGCTCTTTTCCGTGATCCCCACCGACAGCGCGATCGCCTTGTTGCTCTTGCCGGCGGCAAGCTGCCGCACGATCTCCTTCTGCCTCGGCGTCAATGAATCGAGCCGGTTCGTCGCGGGACGCTGCTCGAGTGCGATTTGCGACAGCATCAGGTCATTGAGCACCGGCGCGATCAGCGTCAGCGCTTCGAGGTGCCAGTCGCTCAGCGGCGTCCTGACACCGGCGAAGCCGAAATAGGTTCCTGCGTTGGCCCTGACGTTGAGCACGCCGTGCCCCGCCACGTTGCCGAGGCCGAAGCGTTCAATCTCGTCGAGCTCGAAGGTGCTCGCATAGGGGGGTGGATTGTTCGGATCGATGTAGAAGGGCCGGCGGGTCGAGAACCACCACGCCAACGACGCACGCTGGCTCAATTCGAAAGTAGTCGCGATCTGCCGCAGGTAGGCTTCATCGTGGCCCGTAGCAAGCATGTGTGTGACCATGAGCTGCCCCGCGACGAGCTCGCCATGCCCAAGCACAACGCCCTCGAACGGGAAGAACTCTCGCAGCGGCCCTTCCACCCAAGCGATCAGGCTGCCGGATGAAGCGAGTGGATGGGTCACAGCAGTGACCCAGGCTTTCAGATCATTCTTGGTGAGATGTTGCATCGATCGACTTCCTGCCTCCTGCCTCACCGCTCCCGCATGCTCCGCCGAATCCCATCCAGCAGCGGATCGAACAGATAGCGCTACGCACTGCGCTCCCCCGTGGGAATGAACACCTCCGCCTGCATGCCGGGCGAGAGCACCAGCGGCTGGCCGGCCAGCTTGCTCGCAGCCTGCAGCGCTTCAGGACTCACGGTGACGTGCGCCACGTAGTACGGCGCACCTGGATTGGCCGAACGAGGGTCGGTCAACCGGTCGGCGCCCACATAGCTAAGCCGCCCCTCGACCTGTGGCGTGGAGCGGGCGCGGTAGGCGGTGAGCATCACGTGCGCGACGCCTGCGCTGGCTTGCACACGCTGTACGTCCCGGATGTCCGTCGGCGCGATGCGCGCCTCGATGATCAGCTCCGAGCCGGCCGGCACGATGTCCATCACCGGCTCGCGCGGCCCGATGGCGGCGCCGACGGTGTGCGCCTTCAGGTCCACCACCTCTCCGGTGACCGGGGCCACGAGCCGCTGCCGCGTCTGCGCATCGAGCGCCGGACGCAGCGCCTGCTCGGTCTGCGCCAGTTGAGCGGTCACGTCTTTCAGCTCGTCCGCCGCGGCTCGCGCGAATTCGGTCTTCTGGGCCGAGAGCTTGAGACGGATGTCCGCTTCCTTTTGGCGCGCCTGTGCCAGTTGGCTCTGACTGGCCTGCACGCGGGCGCGGTAGTCGGCCACGACGCGCTGGAGTTCACTCAGTCTCGCGTCACTGATGAATCCATCGGCCTTGAGCTTCTCGTTGGCGGCAAGGTCGTGCTGGGCGAGTTTCAAGGCCGATTCGGTCGTGGCGATCAGTTCGCCCTGGGTCGCGATCTCGCGCTGGATCTGCGACAACTGCTCGCTCAACCAACGCGCCTGTTCGGCCTGCTGGTGGGCGCGGGCACGAACAACAGCATGACCAGGGTTTCACCGCGTCGGCTGGTCAGCACTCGATCGTAGATTTGCAGCGTGATGAGCGTCGGGATCACCAGCAGCAGATGAACCGCCGAACTGGCGACCAATACGCCAATGACTTCGGCGGACGCAACCCGCAGGCTGCCGAAAACGGCCTGTTCTTCTTTCAAGATTCTTGTGACTCCCTGTCCAGAAATGCCGGCTCCGAATCAACACAAACTGATTCGAAGGCTGGCCGATCTGGAATATCGCTGCTGATTCTTAAGGTGCGCTTTACAGGCGCCCGGGCGGCACTGTACTGCGACCAGAGATCACCCGATCAGGGGATTGACTGGACCTCGCGCCTGCTATGCGGCTCTATCTACAGGCTCACGCAAGCCGCGGCGCACCCGAAGGCGCAACCAGCACTCAGTCCCGGCCGTCCAGCCGCTCGTAGAGCGTCGCGCGCGAGATCTTCAGCAGCCGCGACGCCGCCAGCTTGTTGCCCCCCGTCGCCGCCATCGCCGCGGCAATGGCCTTGCGCTCCAGCTCGGCGACCTGCTCGGCCAGCGGGCGCAGCAGCAGGGCCTTGTCGTCGCCCGCGGCCCGGCCCGGCGCCGGCTGCAGCGGGTCTGCCGCGGCGATCTTCTCCTGCCCGGTCTCGCGCAGGATGCGCTCCAGCTGCGCCGCGTCGATGCGCTGCGAGTCGCTGCGCATGGTGACCTGCTCCAGCACGTTGCGCAGCTCGCGGATGTTGCCGCGCCAGTGCTGCGCGGCCAGCAGCGCCAGCGCGTCGGGCATCAGCTCGGGCGGCGCCTCGCCGCTGCGCAGCGCCATGTCCTCGCCCAGCGCCTCCACCAGCGCGGGGATGTCGGCGCGCCGCTCGCGCAGCGGCGGCACGCGCACCGGCAGCACGTTGAGGCGGTAATACAGATCCTCCCGGAAGCGCCCTTCCCGCACCAGCGCGGGCAGGTCGCGCGAGGTGGCGGCGATCACGCGCGCGTCGAAGGGCACCAGCTTGTTGGAGCCCAGCGGCTCGATTTCGCCCTCCTGCAGCGCGCGCAGCAGCTTGGCCTGCAGCGGCAACGGCATGTCGCCGATCTCGTCGAGGAAGAGCGTGCCGCCGTCGGCCAGCTTGAACTTGCCCTCGCGCGCCTTGCGGTCGGCGCCGGTGTAGGCGCCGGGGGCGACGCCGAAGAACTCGGCCTCCAGCAGCGTGTCGGGCACGGCCGCGATGTTCACGCTGACGAAGGCGTTGCGGGCCCGGGCAGAGGCGGCATGGATCGCGTGCGCCAGCAGTTCCTTGCCGGTGCCGGTCTCGCCCAGCAGCAGCACCGGGCTGGAGGACTGCGCCGCGCGCCGCGCATGGCGCTTGACCTCCACTGCCGCCGGACTGGCGCCGATGAAGCTGGCGAAGGTGTACTTGGAGCGCCGCTGGCCGTCCGCCGACTGCTGCCAGAGCGGGTTGTTACGCTGGCTCGCGAGCTCGCGCCGCGCGTCGTCGAGGTCGCGCTGCAGCAGCGCGAACTTGCTGATCAGCGGCTGCAGCGTGTCCTCGGGGTGGTCGAAGAGCACGATGCCGATGGCGCCGATCACCGCACCGGCCGCGCCGTCCTCGCGCTCCTCCCGCAGCGGGATGCGGCTGACCACGAAGGTGCCGGCCTTGTTGGTGAGCAGGTCGATCAGGATCGGCTCGCCGGTCTCCAGCACGCGGTTCATCAGCGTGTTGGGCACCACCTCCTCCACCGGATGGCCGAGGAACTGGTCGATCGAGGAAAAGCCCAGCGCCGGCAGGAAGCGGCGGTAGCCCTCGTTGACCCAGACGATGCGGCCGCTGCGGTCGACCAGGAACATGCCCTGGCTGATGCTGGAAAAAAGATGAAACATCGAGCGCGCTGCCAGCGCCAGGATGCCTTCGGCATCGAGCGGCAGTGCGGCGGTAGGCGCGGTGATGGCTGACATGGCGCGATCCTAGCTCCTGCATCAATGGACGCCTCGAACGTCATCAATGGCGCCTCCGCAACCGGATACGATGCAGGGCTTTTCGATCCGCAGTAGGGGCTTGAACGCTGGCGCGCCCAGTCTTGTTATGCTGCGCGGCTTGCCCGGCCAACCCGGCTGCATCCGGCCCAGCGACGCGACCTACCCGATCGCCAGCCACGCCACTTTTAGCGGAACCTCATGAGGAACTCCCGGCTTCGCGCGCTCTGCTTCGCGCTTCCATTCGCGCTCTCTCTGGCGCTCTCGGCCTGCACGCTCCCGCGCCCGCCCGAGAAGGTCACGGCACGTACGCCCGCCCACTGGAGCACGCCATTGCCGCACGGCGGCTCGCTGCCCATGCTGGCCGACTGGTGGCGACAGCTCGACGATCCGCTGCTGGTCGAGCTGATCGACGCGGCCCAGGCCGCCAGCCCCAACGTGGCCAGCGCCGCCGCGCGCATCGCCGAGGCGCGGGCCTCGCGCGTGGCTGCCGGCGCGGCGCTGGCGCCCAACCTCGGCGCCAATGCCTCGGCCAGCCGCAGCAACTCGCCCACCAGCGGCTTCGGCGGCCTGGGCGGCACCGGCAGCACTGGCACCAGCTCGGCGAGCACGTCGATCCCGGCGATCACCACCCTGCAGGCCGGCCTGCAGTCGAACTGGGAGGTCGACCTGTTCGGCGGCCTGCGCGCCAACCGCGACGCCAGCCAGGCCCGGCTCGACAGCGCCGACGCCAAGTGGCACGAGGCGCGGGTCTCGGTGGCGGCCGAGACGGCCAACGCCTATTTCGGGGAGCGCGCCTGCCGGCGCCAGCTCGTCGTAGCCATCGCCGACACACAGTCGCGTGCCGAGACCGCACGCCTCAACGACCTGTCGGCACGCGCCGGCTTCACCGCG
Above is a window of Variovorax sp. RA8 DNA encoding:
- a CDS encoding helix-turn-helix transcriptional regulator; translation: MQHLTKNDLKAWVTAVTHPLASSGSLIAWVEGPLREFFPFEGVVLGHGELVAGQLMVTHMLATGHDEAYLRQIATTFELSQRASLAWWFSTRRPFYIDPNNPPPYASTFELDEIERFGLGNVAGHGVLNVRANAGTYFGFAGVRTPLSDWHLEALTLIAPVLNDLMLSQIALEQRPATNRLDSLTPRQKEIVRQLAAGKSNKAIALSVGITEKSVRNQLAKVYARLGVNKRTELIALLK
- a CDS encoding HlyD family efflux transporter periplasmic adaptor subunit, translated to MSEQLSQIQREIATQGELIATTESALKLAQHDLAANEKLKADGFISDARLSELQRVVADYRARVQASQSQLAQARQKEADIRLKLSAQKTEFARAAADELKDVTAQLAQTEQALRPALDAQTRQRLVAPVTGEVVDLKAHTVGAAIGPREPVMDIVPAGSELIIEARIAPTDIRDVQRVQASAGVAHVMLTAYRARSTPQVEGRLSYVGADRLTDPRSANPGAPYYVAHVTVSPEALQAASKLAGQPLVLSPGMQAEVFIPTGERSA
- a CDS encoding sigma-54 interaction domain-containing protein; the protein is MSAITAPTAALPLDAEGILALAARSMFHLFSSISQGMFLVDRSGRIVWVNEGYRRFLPALGFSSIDQFLGHPVEEVVPNTLMNRVLETGEPILIDLLTNKAGTFVVSRIPLREEREDGAAGAVIGAIGIVLFDHPEDTLQPLISKFALLQRDLDDARRELASQRNNPLWQQSADGQRRSKYTFASFIGASPAAVEVKRHARRAAQSSSPVLLLGETGTGKELLAHAIHAASARARNAFVSVNIAAVPDTLLEAEFFGVAPGAYTGADRKAREGKFKLADGGTLFLDEIGDMPLPLQAKLLRALQEGEIEPLGSNKLVPFDARVIAATSRDLPALVREGRFREDLYYRLNVLPVRVPPLRERRADIPALVEALGEDMALRSGEAPPELMPDALALLAAQHWRGNIRELRNVLEQVTMRSDSQRIDAAQLERILRETGQEKIAAADPLQPAPGRAAGDDKALLLRPLAEQVAELERKAIAAAMAATGGNKLAASRLLKISRATLYERLDGRD